TGGTCGCCAACCTCGACCCCCGTCATCCGCAGGAGGCCACGATCTCGCTCGACATGCCGCAGCTCGGTCTCGACTGGCACGAGACGGTGCCGGTCCACGACGAACTCACCGGCGAGACCTACCACTGGGGCCGGACGAACTACGTGCGGCTGGAGCCCGGCCGGGCCCCCGCTCACGTCTTCCACGTCCGGCGGCCGTCCGCCGCAGCTCCCCAGAAGGGAAGGTCAGCAGCCTCATGAGCGTGAACGAGCCCGTCCCGGACAAGTTTGAGGACACACCGGCCAGGGACCGGGACCCGGACTGGTTCAAACGAGCCGTCTTCTACGAGGTCCTCGTCCGCTCCTTCCAGGACAGCAACGGCGACGGCGTCGGCGACCTCAAGGGCCTCACCGCCAAGCTGGACTACCTGCAGTGGCTCGGGGTGGACTGCCTGTGGCTGCCGCCCTTCTTCAAGTCACCGCTGCGGGACGGCGGCTACGACGTCTCCGACTACACCGCCGTCCTGCCCGAGTTCGGCGACCTGGCCGACTTCGTCGAGTTCGTGGACGCCGCCCACCAGCGCGGCATGCGCGTGATCATCGACTTCGTCATGAACCACACCAGCGACCAGCACCCGTGGTTCCAGGAGTCGCGCAAGGACCCGGACGGCCCCTACGGCGACTACTACGTCTGGGCGGACGACGACACCCGCTACTCCGACGCCCGCATCATCTTCGTCGACACCGAGGCGTCGAACTGGACCTTCGACCCGGTGCGGGGCCAGTACTACTGGCACCGCTTCTTCTCCCACCAGCCGGACCTCAACTACGAGAACCCGGCCGTCCAGGAGGAGATCCTGGCCGCCCTGAAGTTCTGGCTCGACCTCGGCATCGACGGCTACCGGCTCGACGCCGTCCCCTACCTGTACGCCGAAGAGGGCACGAACTGCGAGAACCTGCCCGCCAGCCACGCCTTCCTCAAGCGCGTCCGCAGCGAGATCGACGCGCACTACCCCGACACCGTGCTGCTGGCGGAGGCCAACCAGTGGCCGGAGGACGTGGTCGACTACTTCGGCGACTACGCCTCCGGCGGCGACGAGTGCCACATGGCCTTCCACTTCCCGGTCATGCCCCGCATCTTCATGGCCGTGCGCCGCGAGTCCCGCTACCCGGTCTCCGAAATCCTCGCCAAGACCCCGGCCATCCCGTCCGGCTGCCAGTGGGGCATCTTCCTGCGCAACCACGACGAGCTGACCCTGGAGATGGTCACCGACGAGGAACGCGACTACATGTACGCGGAGTACGCCAAGGACCCGCGCATGCGCGCCAACATCGGCATCCGCCGGCGGCTCGCCACCCTGCTGGACAACGACCGCGACCAGATCGAGCTGTTCACCGCACTGCTGCTCGCCCTCCCGGGATCACCGATCCTCTACTACGGCGACGAGATCGGCATGGGCGACAACATCTGGCTCGGCGACCGCGACGCGGTCCGCACCCCGATGCAGTGGACACCGGACCGCAACGCCGGCTTCTCGACCTGCGATCCGGGCCGCCTGTACCTGCCCACGATCATGGACCCGGTCTACGGCTACCAGGTGACCAACGTCGAGGCCTCCATGGCCTCGCCCTCGTCCCTGCTGCACTGGACGCGCCGCATGATCGAGATCCGCAAGCAGAACCCGGCCTTCGGCCTCGGCACCTACACCGAGCTGCCCTCGTCCAACCCCGCCGTGCTGGCCTTCCTGCGGGAGTACGAGGACGACCTGGTGCTGTGCGTGAACAACTTCGCGCGGTTCGCCCAGCCCACCGAGCTCGACCTGCGCGAGTTCGCCGGACGCCACCCGGTCGAACTCTTCGGCGGGGTCCGCTTCCCCGCCATCGGCGAACTGCCGTACCTGCTGACCCTCGGGGGCCACGGCTTCTACTGGTTCCGGCTCACCCGAGTCGCATCCCGCATCGGCCGCCGCGTTTGAGCTCGGGCCGAGGAAAGGACGCGTCACCATGCCGAAGACCGCATCCCTGCGCCCCAGACGCAGGCAACTCGCCGAGCCCATGGAGTCACTCGGCGAGCTGCTGCGGGAGTGGCTGCCGCGCCAGCGCTGGTTCGCGGGCAAGGACCGGCCCGTGGCCGAGCTGGGTCTGCTGTCGATGACCGAGCTCTTCCCGGGCTGCCTGCACCTGCTGGTGCACACCGGGCACGGCCCCGTGCCCGCTCCGGGCGGTGCTCCCCAGGCCGGGGACTGCTACCAGCTGCTGCTGGGCGTGCGCGAGCAGCCCTCGCCGCGCCTGGGCCGTGCGCTCATCGGGCAGGTGCAGGACGGCCCGCTGGCCGGCCGGACGGTCTACGACGCGCTGCACGACCCCCGGTCGGCCCAGTTGCTCCTGGAACGGCTCAGGCAGCCCGGCAAGGCGGGCCCGCTGCGCTTCGAGTCCGACCCCTCGCGGCCGGTGCCCGGCGGACTCGTACCGCGGCTGCTGGACGCCGAGCAGTCCAACTCCTCGCTGATCTACGGCGACGAGTTCATCCTGAAGCTGTTCCGGCGCATCCAGCCGGGCGTCAACCCCGACCTCGAGGTACCGGACGCGTTGGCCCGGCAGGGCTGCGGCCGGGTCCCGGCACCGGTCGCCTGGATGCGCACGACCCACCCGTACGAGGCGACGCTCGGGGTGCTCCAGCCCTTCCTGCACGACGCCTCCGACGGCTGGACCCTCGCCCTCGACGCGCTGGCCTCCGGGGACGACTTCACGGCGCAGGCCCATGAGCTGGGGCGGGCGATGGCCGACGTGCACCTCGCGCTGGCCTCGGCCTTCCCGGCCGGTCCGCCCGGGGAGAACGACCGGACCGCCGCGGCGATGACCGAGCGGCTCACCTCCGCCGCGCACTGCGTACCGGCCCTGCGGCCCTTCGTCCCCGGGCTGCGGGCGGCCTTCGCGGCGCTGTCCACCTGCGACTCCGGGCCGCCCGCCCAGCGCATCCACGGCGACCTGCACCTGGGGCAGGTGCTGCGGGCCGGCCGGGACTGGTTCGTCATCGACTTCGAGGGCGAGCCGTCCCGTCCGCTGTCCGAACGGCGCAGCGCCCACTCCCCCGTGCGGGACATCGCGGGCATGCTGCGTTCCTTCGACTACGCCGCCCGGCAGCGCCGCCCGTGGCGCCCCGAGTGGGCGCGCCGCTGCCGGGAGGCCTTCTGCGCCGGTTACGCCGCCCGCGCCGGGTGGGACCCCCGCAAGAAGCACGGCCTGCTGCGCGCCTACGAGACGGACCGCGCCGTGTATGAGGTGCTGTACGAGGCCCGGCACCGCCCCGACTGGCTTCCCGTACCCATGGCGGCGATCGAACGACTCGCCGTGAGAGGAGACTGACCCGTGGCCCTCCGCGACACCTCGCTCCCCGAGCCGTCCGGTCCCGTCCCGCCCGCTCCCGGGGCGTGCGGGACCGCACCGCCCCTGGACCCCACCGACCGGGGGCGCCTCCTGGCGGGCGCCCACCACGACCCGCACGCCCTGCTCGGTGCCCATCCGGTGCCCGGCGGCATCGCCTTCCGGGCGCTGCGCCCGTTCGCCCGCGAGGTGAGCGTGGTGGTCGACGGCGAGCGCCACGCCCTCGTGTCGGAGGAGGACGGCCTGTTCTCCGCCGTGCTTCCCCTGCCGCGCATCCCGGCGTACACCCTCGTGGTGACGTACGCGGAGGGCGAGCAGGAGACGCACGACCCGTACCGGTTCCTGCCCGCCCTCGGTGAGCTGGACCTGCACCTGGTCGCCGAGGGGCGGCACGAGCAGCTGTGGCGGGCGCTGGGCGCGGAGCCGATGACCCACGAGGGCGTCACCGGCACCCGGTTCACGGTGTGGGCGCCGAACGCCCAGGGGGTGAGGGTCGCCACGGACTTCACCCACTGGGACGGCACGGCGTTCCCGATGCGCTCGCTCGGCTCGTCCGGGGTGTGGGAGCTGTTCCTGCCCGGCGTCGGCGAGGGCACCCGGTACAAGTTCGAGATCCACTCGCGGTACGGGCACCGGTTCCTGAAGGCGGACCCGATGGCGCGCCGGACCGAGGAGCCCCCGAACACGGCGTCCGTCGTGACCGCCTCGCACTACGAGTGGGACGACGCCGAGTGGATGCGCACCCGCGCCGACCGGCCCGTGCACGAGGCGCCGTTCTCCGTGTACGAGGTGCACCTGCCGTCCTGGCGTCCGGGACTGACCTACCGCGAGCTGGCGGACGTGCTGCCCGCCTACGTCAGCGATCTGGGCTTCACCCACGTCGAGCTGATGCCGGTCGCCGAGCACCCCTACGGCCCGTCCTGGGGCTACCAGGTCACCGGCTTCTACGCGCCGACCGCGCGGCTCGGCTCGCCCGACGACTTCAAGTACCTCGTCGACGCCCTGCACCGGGCGGGCCTCGGCGTGATCATGGACTGGGTGCCGGCGCACTTCCCGAAGGACGACTGGGCGCTGGCCCGCTTCGACGGGGACCCGCTGTACGAGCCCGGGGACGAGCGGCGCGCGACCCACCCGGACTGGGGGACGTACACCTTCGACTTCGCGCGGACCGAGGTGCGCAACTTCCTCGTGGCCAACGCGGTGTACTGGTGCGAGGAGTTCCACATCGACGGGCTGCGGGTCGACGCCGTCGCCTCGATGCTCTACCTGGACTACTCGCGCGACTCCGGCCAGTGGGAGCCCAACCAGTACGGCGGCCGGGAGGACCTGGCGGCCATGGCGTTCCTCCAGGAGATGAACGCGACCGTCTACCGGCGCTGCCCCGGCGTGGTGACGATCGCCGAGGAGTCGACCGCGTGGGGCGGGGTGACCCGGCCGACGGACACCGGCGGGCTCGGCTTCGGCCTGAAGTGGAACATGGGCTGGATGCACGACTCGCTGGAGTACGTCGCCCACGAGCCGGTGCACCGCAAGTACCACCACCACGAGATGACCTTCTCGATGGTGTACGCCTACAGCGAGAACTACTGCCTGCCGATCTCCCACGACGAGGTCGTGCACGGCAAGCAGGCGCTGGTGTCGAAGATGCCGGGCGACTGGTGGCAGCGCCGCGCCAACGTCCGCGCCTACCTCGGCTTCATGTGGGCGCACCCCGGCAAGCAGCTGCTCTTCATGGGCCAGGAGTTCGCCCAGGGCGCCGAATGGTCGGAGAAGCAGGGCCCGGAGTGGTGGCTGCTGGACGAGGGCTACCACTCGGCGGCCGACCACCGCGGTGTGCAGGACCTGGTCCGCGAACTCAACACCCGCTACGCGCGGACCCCGGCCCTGTGGCAGCGGGACACCGACCCGGCCGGTTTCCGGTGGGTCGCCGTGGACGCGGCGGAGGACAACGTCTTCGCGTTCCTGCGCTTCGACGCGGACGGCGCTCCGTTGCTGGCGGTGACGAACTTCTCCCCGGTCGTGCGGCACGAGTACGCGCTCGCGGTCGGCGACGAGGCCGTCGCCTGGCAGGAGGTCCTCAACACCGACGCCGAGGAGTACGGGGGCAGCGGCGTGAGCAACGCCGACCCGGTCAAGCCCGAGGACGGGAGCATCCGGATCACCCTGCCCCCGCTGGCCACGGTGTGGCTGAGGCCGTACACCCTGTGAGACGGGACGGCGCGACGAGGTGTCCGGCCGCCCTGCCGGGGCATTCGGTGATCCTGCGAACGGGACGACCTCGTCGTCGCCGCGGCCGGGCTCACAGAAAGGCGGCATCACGTGCGCACCGTCGGAGTGGAGGAGGAACTCCTCCTGGTCGACCCCCTCAGCGGCGAGCCGCGGGCACTGTCCGCCGCCGTCCTCGCCCGGGCCTCGCTGGACGACGCGGAGCAGGACGTCTTCGAGAAGGAGCTGCACGAGCAGATGCTCGAGTTCGCCACGCATCCGCAGGCGGACATGGAACAGCTGCACGCGGAGATCGTGCGCTGCCGTGAGGAGGCCGGGCGGCACGCCGGCGGGATCGGCTGCGCCGTCGCCGCGCTCGCCACGTCGCCGCTGCCGGTCACCCCCTCGATCGGCATGAACCGCCGGTACGACTGGATGGCCGACCAGTACGGCGTGGTCGTCCACGAGCAGCTCGTCCTGGGCTGCCACGTGCACGTGTCCGTGGAGTCCGACGAGGAGGGCGTCGCGGTGATCGACCGGGTGCGGCCCTGGCTGCCGCTGCTCACCGCGCTGAGCGCGAACTCCCCGTTCTGGCAGGGCAGGGACTCCTCGTACAGCAGCTACCGCAGCCGGGTCTGGCAGCGCTGGCCGTCGGCGGGTCCGACGGAGCTGTTCGGATCGGCGGAGACCTACCACCGGCGGGTCGCGGACATGGTCGCCACCGGCACGATCCTGGACGAGGGGATGATCTACTTCGACGTCCGGCTGTCGCAGCGGTACCCGACGGTGGAGTTCCGGGTCATGGACGTCTGCCTGGACGCGAGCACCGCCGTCCTCATCGCCGCGCTGGCCCGCGCCCTGGTCGAGACGGCCGCGCGGGAGTGGCGGGAGGGCACGGAGCCGGCCGGGCACAGCGTGAGCCTGCTGCGCCTCGCGGCCTGGCGGGCCGCCCGCTCCGGGATGACGGAGGAGCTGCTGCATCCGGCGACGATGCGGCGGATGCCGGCCGAGACGGTCCTGCGGGCGCTGCTGGAGCACGTCGAGGAGGCGCTGGCGGCCGCCGGCGACCTCGACCGGGTGCGGGACGGCGTCGAGGAACTGCTGCGAAGCGGCAACGGCGCCCGGGTGCAGCGGGAACTGCTGGAGCGCACGGGCAGCCTGCGGGACGTCGTCACCGAGTGCGTGCGCCGTACGCAGGCGGTGTGAGACGCCCCGCGGGGCGCACGCGGCCGGCCCGCTCTCAGAGCATCAGGACCAGGGCGTAACCGAGGAAGCCCGCGGCGACGAGCACCACGAGGGCCAGGATCACCGTCAGCGGCGCCTTGGCCCAGCCTCTGGGCGGGTTGTTCCCCTCCCACGGTCCGGCTTCGGACATGCTGCTCTCCCCCGGCGGGGTCTCGCCGGGCGGTACGCCCCCTCCCGGTGTCAGTCCGGTGGTGCGGTCGGGTTCCGGATCGGGATTCACGTAGGTCATGACGACCGGGTCCCCCGATCCGCCGAGATCACCGGCCGGGATCACTTCTGCCGTCCCGGCCCCCCGCCGCCTGCGGCTCGGCTAGATTCCGAGCACCGCCGACGACGGTGCGCGGCGGTGCTCGTCGGTGCTCGTCCCGGTCCGCCGTCCGCCCACGTCAGGAGCCAGCGCATGCGCGACCTCGCTCTCGCTCCCCCGGCCGTCCCGCCCCTGACCGGCGGGCTCGCCGACAGCCTCTTCGAGAGGGCCGCCCGCGAGCCGACCCTGCCGATGCTCGCCCGCCGTACCCACCCGGACTCCGCCGTCTGGCAGGAGGTGACGGCCGTGGAGTTCCGCGACGAGGTGGTCGACCTGGCCAAGGGGCTGATCGCGTGCGGGATCGCGCCGGGCGACCGGGTGGCGATCCTGGCCCGCACCCGGTACGAGTGGACGGTCTTCAGCTACGCGCTGTGGGCGGTGGGCGCCGAGGTCGTGCCGATCTATCCGACGTCCTCGCGCGACCAGGTCGAGTGGATCCTGCGGGACGCGGGCTGTGTGGCCGTGGTGGTCGAGGACGAACAGAGCGTGATGACCGTCGGCTCGGTGTGCGCGTCGCTGCCGTCGCTGCGCCACGTCTGGCAGCTGGACGCGGGCGCGCTCGACACGGTCGTGGCGCGCGGCGAGTACCTGCCGTACACCACGGTCGACTCCATGCGCCGCATCGTGCTGCCGGACTCCACCGCGGTCGTCGCCTACACCTCGGGCACCTCCGGCCGTGCCATGGGCTGCGCGCTGAGCCACCGCAGCCTGGCCAGTCCGTGCGACACGCTCCTCGCCGGCTGGGGGCACACGGTGGCGCCCCCCGGTGAGCAGGGCGCCGTCCTCGCGTTCCTGCCCTTCTCGCACGTGTACGGGCTGATGATCCAGAGCCTGTGCGTCCGGGGCGGGCTGCTCATGGCGCACGAACCGGCGATGACCGACGAGGCGCTCTCCTCGGCCCTGCGGACCTTCCGCCCCACGTACCTCTACGCCGTCCCGTCGGTGCTGGAGAAGCTCTACAAGAACTTCCTGCGCACGGCACAGCAGGCGGGCCGGGGGGCGCTGTTCGAGCGGGCCGCCGGCACGGCGCGCGACTTCGCCGCCGCGCTGGAACGCCAGCGGCTGGGCCGGGGGGCGGGGCCGGGCTTCGACCTCCGTCTCCAGCACGCCCTGTACGAGCGGACGGTCTACCGCCGCCTGCGGACCGCGCTGGGCGGCCGGGTGCGCCGGGCGACGTCCGGCGGTTCACCGCTCAGCCGCGAGCTGTCCCTCTTCTACGAGGGCATCGGCGTGTACGTCCACGACGGCTACGGCCTGACGGAGACCAGCGGCGGGCTGACGATGCAGCCGCTGGGCCGGGAGAAGTCCGGCACCGTCGGACAGCCGCTGCCCGGCACGGAGATCCGGGTGGCCGACGACGGGGAGATCCTGGTGCGCGGGCCGTCGATGTTCCAGGGGTACGTCGGCGACGAGGCCGCCACCCGTCAGGTGCTGCGCGACGGCTGGCTGGCCACCGGGGACCTCGGGCACCTGGACGACGAGAACTACCTGGCGATCACGGGCCGCAAGAAGGACGTCATCATCACCAGCGGCGGCAAGAGCGTGGCCCCGGCCGCCCTGGAGGAGCGGCTGCGCATGCACCCGCTCGTCCACCAGGCCGTGGTCGTGGGTGACAACCGGCCCTGCGTCGGCGCACTGATCACGCTCGACCCGCAGTTCCTGACGCACTGGCGGGCGGGCCTGGCCCTCCAAGGGGACGCCCCGGCCCGCGAGGCACGCGAGGAGAACGCCCTGCGCGAGGAGGTCGCGCGGGCGGTCGCCGCGGCCAACAGCGCCGTGTCGCGTTCGGAGTCCATCCGGGTCTTCCGTGTCCTGCCGGAACCGTTCGACGTGGCCAACGGGCTGCTCACGCCGTCGATGAAACTCCGGCGGGACGAGATCGTGCGGACCTACGCCTTCGAGATCGACGCCATGTACGAGGCCCGGTCCCGGCGACCGCCCCAGGCGACGTTTCCGGAGCAGGCCGCCTGGGAGGACTCGGACAACGTCTTCCTGCGCTGACGCCCGGCGCTGACCGCCCGCTCGCCACGCCCGGTGACGCGCGCGGTGGGTGACGCCCCGTTCACCCCCGGCCACCGGCCCCGGGGTCCGGCACAACGAGGCGCGTAGGGTCGGCCCGCTCGGGAACTAAGAGACGAAGGGAATACGACGAAGGGACAACGCCCGGCATCGGCCGGGCCGGGAAGGCGAGATGGCAGCCGAGTCGCGTTGGGACAGGACACTGGCTTCCGAGGAGATCACGAACCGCACCGCCAGCTTCACCGGAGAGCTGCACAACGTGACCGGGGCACGCCTGGTCGCGGAGGAGTTCCTCTTCGATCTGGCCCGTGCGGCGCCACCCTCGGCGCCCGAGCACTGGGACGACATCCTTCTCGTCGTCACGGAGCTGGCGGCGAACGCGGTGCAGTACGCCCCCGGGCCCTTCCAGCTACGGCTGCGCCGCACCTTCGACGGGGTGCACGTGGTCATGCACGACACCAGTACCACGGAGCCCGCGCCGCGCGCCTTCCACCCGAACAGCGGCGGCGGCGGCATCGGCTGGCATCTGATCCACACCCTGTCCGACCAGGTGAGCGTGGTCACGGGCGAGCGGGGCAAGGACATCCACGTCTTCCTGCCCTGGTGACCGCGGCCTCCTGCCCGGGTGACCGCGGCCGCTCCGGTCAGCGGGCGCCCGTGTCCCGCAGGGGCACCAGCGCCCTGATGGTCTTGCCGCCCTCCGGGCGCCGGTCGACCGCGATGTCCCGGGTCAGGCGGGCCACGAGCGGCCAGCCGTAGCCGCTGCCCCGGTGCGTGGTGGGGAAGGCGTGCACGGCCCGGGGCACCACCGCGCTGTTGTCGTGGACGGCGATCCACACGCCCTCGCCCGTCGGCCGGACCTCGAAGCCGGCCAGCCCCTCGCCGTGCCGGATGGCGTTGGTGACCAGCTCCGAGACCACCAGCAGCAGGTCGACGACGTCTTCCTCCCGCACCCCGCGACCCGCACCCCAGTGCGTGCGGGCCACCGACTCCGCGTACGCGCGCGCGGTGGCCGCGCTGGTCACGGAGCCCGCCCCCGGTGCCTCGGCAGGGGGCGAGCCCGTACCTGCCGAGGCCGTGGTGATCCCGTCGATCGGTTTCATGTCAGTGGTGTCCCTGGTGTTCGCCGTACCGTCGTTCGGCACCGGGTCATTCCGCGGTGGTCTCCCGCGGCGGCAGCCGATGGTAGTAGTCGCCGACGGACGCCAGGTACTCCCGGTCCATCGTCTCGCTGTCGGTCCGGAACCGGGGCGCGGCCTTGACCTCCGCCCTGGTGCAGGCCACCGTGACCGTGCGGGCCTCGGTGTCGATGCCCCGGACCATGCCGACCGGCACGAGCACGCTCCGGCCGAAGACCCAGACGCCGGTGTCGACGACCAGGTGCCGCATGCCGAAGTGTTCGGCCTGCCGGTCGACGTGACCGATGGTGCCGTCGCCGGCGACGACGGTGCAGCCCGTCAGGTCCTGTCCCTCCACGTGACCGCTGCCCACCGCGTACGACCAGATGCTCTCCATCGGCACGCTGTCCCTTTCCTCCCGTGTCGGTGATGACGACTGTGGGGCCGGGCGGACGCCACGGGCCGGTCCGGCTCCACAGCAGCGGATACCCGGCCGGGGCCGCCGCATTCGGTCCGGCCGCGGATCGGCCGCGGGAAATCCGGCCGGGTACCCGCCGACCGGCCCTCCATGCACACCGTGCCTCGTCCGAGCACCGTTCTCCGCCCTCTGGCATCCCGCTTTGGTGCACGCCCCGCACCTGGGTTAGCCTCTGGCGTATTTTTCTCATGGGGCAGATCCGTGAACTGCGGAAATGCGCGCGCAGCAGGCCGGACCGCGCGATCGGTCCGGAGGGGGTTCCGAGTCCTCGCTCCGAGGGCTCCTGGGGAGCGGAACGAGGGTGCGAATGACCAGCGACAGCACCGGGACCGTGGAATCGGTTCCGGGCGATCAGGAGTTGCGCCGTCTGCTGGCGGGCCTGACCGCCGTACGGGACGGCGACTTCGGCACCCGCCTGCCGGACGAGGCGGACGGCCTGATGGGTGACATCGCCAAGGTCTTCAACGGCATGGTGGACCAGTTGTCCGTGTTCACCTCGGAGGTCACCCGGGTGGCCCGCGAGGTCGGCACCGAGGGGACCCTCGGCGGGCAGGCCAGGGTGCCGGGGGTGTCGGGCACCTGGGCCGACCTGACGGACTCGGTCAACGCCATGGCGGGCAACCTGACCACCCAGGTCCGCGACATCGCCCAGGTCGCCACCGCCGTGGCCAAGGGCGACCTCTCGCAGAAGATCGACGTGGACGCCCGCGGCGAGATCCTGGAGCTGAAGAACACCATCAACACGATGGTCGACCAGCTCTCCGCCTTCGCCGACGAGGTCACCCGCGTCGCCCGCGAGGTCGGCACCGACGGACGGCTCGGCGGCCAGGCCGACGTGCAGGGCGTCAAGGGCACGTGGCGCGACCTCACCGACTCGGTGAACTTCATGGCGGGCAACCTGACCAACCAGGTCCGCAACGTCGCCCAGGTCGCCACCGCCGTGGCCAAGGGCGACCTGTCGCAGAAGATCACCGTGGACGCCCGCGGCGAGATCCTGGAGCTCAAGAACACCATCAACACGATGGTCGACCAGCTCTCCGCCTTCGCCGACGAGGTCACCCGCGTCGCCCGCGAGGTCGGCACGGCCGGGAACCTGGGCGGACAGGCGCAGGTGCGCGGGGTCTCGGGCACCTGGAAGGACCTCACCGACAACGTCAACGTGATGGCGTCGAACCTGACGGGGCAGGTCCGCTCCATCGCCCAGGTCGCCACCGCCGTGGCGCGCGGCGACCTCTCGCAGCGGATCACGGTCGAGGCCAAGGGCGAGGTCGCCGCGCTGGCCGACGTCATCAACACGATGGTCGACACGCTGTCGGCCTTCGCCGACGAGGTCACCCGCGTCGCCCGCGAGGTCGGCACCGAGGGACGGCTCGGCGGCCAGGCGCACGTGCCGAACGTCGCCGGCACCTGGAAGGACCTCACCGACAACGTCAACTCCATGGCCAACAACCTCACCGGCCAGGTGCGCAACATCGCGCTGGTGACGACCGCGGTGGCCCGGGGCGACCTGTCGAAGAAGATCGACGTCGACGCGCGGGGCGAGATCCTGGAGCTGAAGACGACGATCAACACGATGGTCGACCAGCTCTCCGCCTTCGCCGACGAGGTCACCCGCGTCGCCCGCGAGGTCGGCACCGAGGGACGGCTCGGCGGCCAGGCGGAGGTCGAGGGTGTCTCCGGCACCTGGAAGCGCCTCACGGAGAACGTCAACGAGCTGGCGGGCAACCTCACACGGCAGGTCCGCGCGATCGCGGAGGTCACCTCGGCCGTCGCCGAGGGCGACCTGACGCGCTCCATCAACGTGGAGGCGTCCGGCGAGGTCGCCGAGCTCAAGGACAACATCAACGCGATGGTGCAGTCCCTGCGCGAGACCACCCGGGCCAATCAGGAGCAGGACTGGCTCAAGACCAACCTCGCCCGTATCTCCGGCCTGATGCAGGGACACCGCGACCTGCCCGTGGTCGCCGAGCTGATCATGGACGAGCTGGTGCCGCTGGTGGCCGCCCAGTACGGCGCCTTCTACCTGGCGGAGGACGGCGCCGAGGGCCCCGAGCTGCGGCTGGTCGGCTCGTACGGCTACCCGGAGGACTCGGCCAAGCCCACCCGCATCGCCTTCGGCCGCACCCTGGTCGGCCAGGCCGCGCGCAGCCGCCGCACCATCGTGGTGGACGAGCTGCCGCCGGGTTACGTGACCATCTCCTCGGGGCTCGGCGAGGTGGTCCCCACCGCTCTGGTGCTGGTGCCCATCGTGGTCGAGGGACAGGTCCTGGGGGTCATCGAGCTGGCGTCGGTCGCTCCGTTCACGCAGATCAACCGGGACTTCCTGGAACTGCTGATGGAGACCATCGGCGTGAACGTCAACACGATCGTGGCCAACGCGCGCACCGACGAACTGCTCGCCGAGTCGCAGCGCCTGACCGCCGAGCTCCAGGCCCGCTCCGCGGAGCTGCAGGTGCAGCAGGAGGAGCTGCAGCGCTCCAACGCCG
This region of Streptomyces ambofaciens ATCC 23877 genomic DNA includes:
- the treS gene encoding maltose alpha-D-glucosyltransferase, with product MSVNEPVPDKFEDTPARDRDPDWFKRAVFYEVLVRSFQDSNGDGVGDLKGLTAKLDYLQWLGVDCLWLPPFFKSPLRDGGYDVSDYTAVLPEFGDLADFVEFVDAAHQRGMRVIIDFVMNHTSDQHPWFQESRKDPDGPYGDYYVWADDDTRYSDARIIFVDTEASNWTFDPVRGQYYWHRFFSHQPDLNYENPAVQEEILAALKFWLDLGIDGYRLDAVPYLYAEEGTNCENLPASHAFLKRVRSEIDAHYPDTVLLAEANQWPEDVVDYFGDYASGGDECHMAFHFPVMPRIFMAVRRESRYPVSEILAKTPAIPSGCQWGIFLRNHDELTLEMVTDEERDYMYAEYAKDPRMRANIGIRRRLATLLDNDRDQIELFTALLLALPGSPILYYGDEIGMGDNIWLGDRDAVRTPMQWTPDRNAGFSTCDPGRLYLPTIMDPVYGYQVTNVEASMASPSSLLHWTRRMIEIRKQNPAFGLGTYTELPSSNPAVLAFLREYEDDLVLCVNNFARFAQPTELDLREFAGRHPVELFGGVRFPAIGELPYLLTLGGHGFYWFRLTRVASRIGRRV
- a CDS encoding maltokinase N-terminal cap-like domain-containing protein — encoded protein: MPKTASLRPRRRQLAEPMESLGELLREWLPRQRWFAGKDRPVAELGLLSMTELFPGCLHLLVHTGHGPVPAPGGAPQAGDCYQLLLGVREQPSPRLGRALIGQVQDGPLAGRTVYDALHDPRSAQLLLERLRQPGKAGPLRFESDPSRPVPGGLVPRLLDAEQSNSSLIYGDEFILKLFRRIQPGVNPDLEVPDALARQGCGRVPAPVAWMRTTHPYEATLGVLQPFLHDASDGWTLALDALASGDDFTAQAHELGRAMADVHLALASAFPAGPPGENDRTAAAMTERLTSAAHCVPALRPFVPGLRAAFAALSTCDSGPPAQRIHGDLHLGQVLRAGRDWFVIDFEGEPSRPLSERRSAHSPVRDIAGMLRSFDYAARQRRPWRPEWARRCREAFCAGYAARAGWDPRKKHGLLRAYETDRAVYEVLYEARHRPDWLPVPMAAIERLAVRGD
- a CDS encoding glutamate--cysteine ligase 2, with product MRTVGVEEELLLVDPLSGEPRALSAAVLARASLDDAEQDVFEKELHEQMLEFATHPQADMEQLHAEIVRCREEAGRHAGGIGCAVAALATSPLPVTPSIGMNRRYDWMADQYGVVVHEQLVLGCHVHVSVESDEEGVAVIDRVRPWLPLLTALSANSPFWQGRDSSYSSYRSRVWQRWPSAGPTELFGSAETYHRRVADMVATGTILDEGMIYFDVRLSQRYPTVEFRVMDVCLDASTAVLIAALARALVETAAREWREGTEPAGHSVSLLRLAAWRAARSGMTEELLHPATMRRMPAETVLRALLEHVEEALAAAGDLDRVRDGVEELLRSGNGARVQRELLERTGSLRDVVTECVRRTQAV
- a CDS encoding DUF6480 family protein, whose amino-acid sequence is MTYVNPDPEPDRTTGLTPGGGVPPGETPPGESSMSEAGPWEGNNPPRGWAKAPLTVILALVVLVAAGFLGYALVLML
- the glgB gene encoding 1,4-alpha-glucan branching protein GlgB, whose product is MALRDTSLPEPSGPVPPAPGACGTAPPLDPTDRGRLLAGAHHDPHALLGAHPVPGGIAFRALRPFAREVSVVVDGERHALVSEEDGLFSAVLPLPRIPAYTLVVTYAEGEQETHDPYRFLPALGELDLHLVAEGRHEQLWRALGAEPMTHEGVTGTRFTVWAPNAQGVRVATDFTHWDGTAFPMRSLGSSGVWELFLPGVGEGTRYKFEIHSRYGHRFLKADPMARRTEEPPNTASVVTASHYEWDDAEWMRTRADRPVHEAPFSVYEVHLPSWRPGLTYRELADVLPAYVSDLGFTHVELMPVAEHPYGPSWGYQVTGFYAPTARLGSPDDFKYLVDALHRAGLGVIMDWVPAHFPKDDWALARFDGDPLYEPGDERRATHPDWGTYTFDFARTEVRNFLVANAVYWCEEFHIDGLRVDAVASMLYLDYSRDSGQWEPNQYGGREDLAAMAFLQEMNATVYRRCPGVVTIAEESTAWGGVTRPTDTGGLGFGLKWNMGWMHDSLEYVAHEPVHRKYHHHEMTFSMVYAYSENYCLPISHDEVVHGKQALVSKMPGDWWQRRANVRAYLGFMWAHPGKQLLFMGQEFAQGAEWSEKQGPEWWLLDEGYHSAADHRGVQDLVRELNTRYARTPALWQRDTDPAGFRWVAVDAAEDNVFAFLRFDADGAPLLAVTNFSPVVRHEYALAVGDEAVAWQEVLNTDAEEYGGSGVSNADPVKPEDGSIRITLPPLATVWLRPYTL